Proteins from one Thiohalospira halophila DSM 15071 genomic window:
- a CDS encoding DUF3429 family protein — MTESTNADGDGDLRDTFNAHQVVVFRSGLTDTRELAAWLERLGVDHTFVDMPMGEAEQRERFRHLQQHTGWHGLPMAFYQGEFVGGEPELRRVLTSAEGRRSHWLASLGYGGLVPFVAATAALAIWPGNAFATTALVGYAAVILAFLGAVHWGRVLAHPERADAPQLLQWGVIPALLAWVALLTPPPVALGLLLGLVALVHVVDRHLLAADPAMVAYRRLRRHLSWAVLALLALAWALVLVAG; from the coding sequence ATGACGGAATCGACAAATGCCGATGGGGACGGCGACCTTCGCGATACCTTCAACGCTCACCAGGTGGTGGTCTTCCGCTCGGGCCTGACCGATACCCGGGAGCTGGCCGCCTGGCTGGAACGACTGGGTGTCGACCACACCTTCGTGGACATGCCCATGGGGGAGGCGGAGCAGCGCGAGCGCTTCCGCCACCTGCAGCAGCACACCGGCTGGCACGGCCTGCCCATGGCCTTCTACCAGGGCGAATTCGTGGGCGGGGAGCCGGAGCTGCGCCGCGTCCTGACGTCAGCGGAGGGGAGGCGGAGCCACTGGCTGGCCTCCCTGGGCTATGGCGGCCTCGTCCCCTTCGTCGCCGCCACCGCCGCCCTGGCCATCTGGCCCGGGAACGCCTTCGCCACCACCGCCCTGGTGGGCTATGCGGCGGTGATCCTCGCCTTCCTGGGGGCGGTCCACTGGGGGCGCGTGCTCGCCCACCCGGAGCGGGCCGATGCCCCACAGCTGCTCCAGTGGGGCGTAATCCCGGCGCTGCTGGCCTGGGTGGCCCTCCTGACCCCGCCGCCGGTGGCCCTGGGGCTCCTGCTCGGCCTGGTCGCCCTGGTCCACGTGGTGGACCGGCACCTGCTGGCGGCGGACCCGGCCATGGTGGCCTATCGCCGCCTGCGGCGCCACCTCTCCTGGGCCGTACTGGCGCTGCTGGCGCTGGCCTGGGCGCTCGTCCTGGTCGCCGGCTAG
- a CDS encoding helix-turn-helix domain-containing protein, which produces MEPSYQHLSEQERAAIMLQASEGHSVRSIARSLGRHVSTVSRELREAETTAAPIAPPGPRQRISSDVAAVCRLSAPETNERGRASYFL; this is translated from the coding sequence ATGGAACCAAGCTACCAGCACCTCAGTGAACAGGAACGCGCCGCTATCATGCTCCAGGCCAGTGAAGGCCACAGCGTACGCTCCATTGCGCGAAGCCTTGGTCGCCATGTCTCGACGGTGAGTCGTGAGCTGCGTGAGGCCGAGACGACCGCAGCTCCTATTGCGCCACCCGGGCCGCGGCAGCGTATCAGCAGCGACGTCGCCGCAGTCTGCCGACTATCGGCTCCGGAGACCAATGAAAGAGGCAGAGCGAGCTATTTCCTGTGA
- a CDS encoding methyl-accepting chemotaxis protein produces MNYKSYTFRILAAFTVAALLLVTALGVTIQGMNDITAGFEELDERANARMHSLNTLFSDGLFAGIAVRNKVFRPELEKPWEVNRMVGEEFTANLERIRELTAPGDSKSRELLDAIEENWATVYQARVEVLGLVEEGRSERAIEVLTEEEHPRWQQIRRDLRTLIHNQEEAVAALSKQVHAEAESTRWTAVMVGIGALVAGFVVFGLVLRSLRRGLKDVTQTMEAIADGDGDLTRRLDETSGTELADVSAAFNRFAEKIQGLVREVVSTTEQLSSAAEEMSVITRESQDGVNRQRQETDQVASAVDEMAATVQEVARNTNDAADHARDAASEATGGRERVDQASSAMQRLATEIQETGQAVSALDNESEQIGQVLTVISEIADQTNLLALNAAIEAARAGEQGRGFAVVAEEVRTLASRTQDSTGEIRTMIERLQGQSSSAVRAMDQSREQAETTLEYTRSTAEALGTIDDRIGTLSDKNGQIATAAEEQSSVAEELSRNINNIREIADQASNNADQMATSGDELARLASDLQRLVHQFRI; encoded by the coding sequence TTGAACTACAAAAGCTATACCTTCCGCATCCTGGCCGCATTCACCGTGGCCGCCCTCCTGCTCGTGACCGCCCTGGGGGTCACCATCCAGGGCATGAATGACATTACCGCCGGCTTCGAGGAGCTGGACGAGCGCGCCAATGCGCGCATGCACAGCCTCAACACCCTGTTCAGCGATGGCCTTTTCGCCGGCATCGCCGTGCGCAACAAGGTCTTTCGCCCGGAGCTGGAGAAGCCCTGGGAGGTCAACCGGATGGTCGGCGAGGAGTTCACGGCCAATCTGGAACGCATCCGTGAGCTGACCGCTCCGGGGGATAGCAAGTCCCGGGAACTCCTCGACGCCATCGAGGAGAACTGGGCCACCGTCTACCAGGCGCGGGTCGAGGTGCTGGGACTGGTGGAGGAGGGGCGCTCCGAGCGCGCCATCGAGGTCCTGACCGAAGAGGAGCATCCCCGCTGGCAGCAAATCCGGCGCGACCTGCGAACCCTGATCCACAACCAGGAAGAGGCCGTCGCCGCTCTCAGCAAGCAGGTCCATGCCGAGGCGGAGAGCACCCGGTGGACCGCGGTGATGGTCGGAATCGGAGCGCTGGTTGCGGGGTTCGTGGTCTTCGGCCTGGTCCTGCGCAGCCTGCGGCGCGGGCTCAAGGACGTTACGCAGACCATGGAGGCCATCGCGGACGGCGATGGCGATCTCACCCGCCGTCTGGATGAGACCAGCGGGACGGAACTGGCGGATGTCTCCGCCGCCTTCAACCGCTTTGCGGAGAAGATCCAGGGGCTGGTGCGAGAGGTAGTCTCCACCACGGAGCAGCTCTCCTCCGCCGCCGAGGAGATGTCGGTGATTACCCGCGAGTCCCAGGACGGGGTCAATCGTCAGCGCCAGGAGACCGATCAGGTCGCCAGCGCGGTGGACGAGATGGCCGCCACCGTCCAGGAGGTGGCGCGCAACACCAACGACGCCGCCGACCATGCCCGGGACGCCGCCAGCGAGGCGACCGGTGGCCGGGAGCGGGTGGACCAGGCCAGTAGCGCCATGCAGCGGCTGGCCACGGAGATCCAGGAGACCGGCCAGGCGGTGAGTGCCCTGGACAACGAGAGTGAACAGATCGGCCAGGTGCTCACCGTCATCTCGGAGATCGCCGACCAGACCAATCTCCTGGCGCTGAACGCCGCCATCGAGGCCGCTCGGGCCGGGGAGCAGGGGCGTGGCTTTGCCGTGGTCGCCGAGGAGGTGCGGACCCTGGCCAGCCGGACCCAGGACTCCACCGGCGAGATCCGCACCATGATCGAGCGGCTCCAGGGTCAGTCATCCAGCGCGGTCCGGGCCATGGACCAGAGCCGGGAGCAGGCGGAGACCACGCTGGAATACACCCGCTCCACCGCGGAGGCGCTGGGCACCATCGACGACCGCATCGGCACGCTGTCGGACAAGAACGGCCAGATCGCCACGGCCGCCGAGGAGCAGAGCTCCGTGGCCGAGGAGCTGAGCCGGAACATCAACAATATCCGCGAGATCGCCGATCAGGCCAGCAACAACGCCGACCAGATGGCGACCTCCGGGGACGAACTGGCCCGGCTGGCCAGCGACCTCCAGCGGCTGGTGCACCAGTTCCGGATCTGA
- a CDS encoding peroxiredoxin: MIETGASIPSATLYRMGESGPEPVESTRALGSGRVVLFAVPGAFTPGCSNTHLPGFVTREDDLRGRGVETIACTAVNDAFVMDAWQRDQNAQVLTMLADGNADFAGAMGMTFDASGMGLGTRSKRYALIAEDGVIQWLGVDAGGGVDKSSAESVLSALDELGR; this comes from the coding sequence ATGATCGAGACCGGTGCCAGCATCCCCTCCGCGACGCTCTACCGCATGGGCGAGAGCGGCCCCGAGCCGGTGGAGTCCACCCGGGCCCTGGGCAGTGGCCGCGTGGTCCTCTTTGCCGTCCCCGGGGCCTTCACCCCGGGCTGCTCCAATACCCATCTGCCCGGATTCGTCACCCGGGAGGACGACCTGCGCGGCCGGGGGGTGGAGACCATCGCCTGCACCGCGGTGAATGATGCCTTCGTCATGGACGCCTGGCAGCGCGACCAGAACGCCCAGGTGCTCACCATGCTGGCCGACGGCAACGCCGATTTCGCCGGTGCCATGGGCATGACGTTTGACGCCAGCGGCATGGGGCTGGGCACGCGCAGCAAGCGCTACGCCCTCATCGCCGAGGATGGCGTGATCCAGTGGCTGGGCGTGGATGCCGGGGGCGGCGTGGACAAGTCCAGCGCCGAGAGCGTGCTGTCGGCGCTGGACGAACTCGGGCGCTGA
- a CDS encoding glutathione peroxidase → MYHAIRILALVGLVLATPAATAGCPENLDFRLEPLGGGEPVHLCEAYSGKVVLLVNTASKCAYTPQYEGLEGLHADYREQGLVVLGFPSNDFANQEPGSEREIREFCRMTYGVRFPMYAKTHVVEGRAHPLYQRLAAQAGEYPQWNFHKYLLNRRGELVGSFASAVEPRDEELLNAIREAL, encoded by the coding sequence ATGTACCACGCGATCCGGATCCTGGCCCTGGTCGGGCTGGTCCTGGCCACCCCGGCGGCGACCGCCGGCTGCCCCGAAAACCTCGATTTCCGGCTGGAGCCCCTGGGTGGCGGGGAGCCGGTCCATCTGTGCGAGGCGTATTCCGGCAAGGTGGTCCTGCTGGTCAATACCGCCAGCAAGTGCGCCTATACGCCCCAGTACGAGGGGCTGGAGGGACTCCATGCCGATTATCGCGAGCAGGGCCTGGTGGTGCTTGGCTTCCCTTCCAATGATTTTGCCAATCAGGAGCCCGGTAGCGAGCGGGAGATCCGCGAGTTCTGCCGCATGACCTACGGGGTCCGCTTCCCCATGTATGCCAAAACCCACGTCGTTGAAGGGCGTGCCCACCCCCTCTATCAACGGCTGGCGGCGCAGGCCGGAGAATACCCGCAGTGGAATTTCCACAAGTATCTCCTGAATCGAAGGGGGGAACTGGTCGGGAGCTTCGCCTCCGCGGTGGAGCCGAGGGACGAAGAATTGCTGAATGCCATCCGGGAGGCACTGTAG
- a CDS encoding Spy/CpxP family protein refolding chaperone has protein sequence MKTPTRLAAVTFATLAALALAGPVMAADGDKPRMMHDRAGMMGGDPAMMEMMQHRYRMADPDMAPMMGMGTGMGPQTMHDLGLSRAQVRNIIQIRQESAGEGARLMAEIQERHWELTRAMAADDPDAERIGQLHLQIRERQQELARTQQQTHDRVMETLSDEQRERLQERDRWNRWDWPVEDE, from the coding sequence ATGAAGACGCCCACCCGCCTTGCCGCTGTTACCTTCGCCACTCTGGCCGCACTGGCCCTCGCCGGCCCCGTCATGGCCGCCGATGGGGACAAGCCCCGCATGATGCACGATCGCGCCGGCATGATGGGCGGCGACCCGGCCATGATGGAGATGATGCAACACCGTTACCGGATGGCCGACCCGGACATGGCCCCGATGATGGGCATGGGAACGGGCATGGGCCCCCAGACCATGCACGACCTCGGGCTCAGTCGCGCCCAGGTTCGCAATATCATCCAGATCCGCCAGGAATCGGCGGGCGAGGGGGCGCGCCTCATGGCGGAGATCCAAGAGCGTCACTGGGAGCTGACCCGCGCCATGGCAGCCGATGACCCCGACGCCGAGCGCATTGGCCAGCTCCATCTCCAGATCCGGGAGCGTCAGCAGGAACTCGCCCGCACCCAGCAGCAGACCCACGACCGCGTCATGGAGACCCTCTCCGACGAGCAGCGTGAGCGGCTGCAGGAGCGGGATCGATGGAACCGCTGGGATTGGCCCGTAGAGGACGAATAG
- a CDS encoding sensor domain-containing diguanylate cyclase, producing MLRRRTRVFLGVSAFLAVVDISFVALNQQASLRALEDALERRGQAAMRTFRVGMALSEDNMLQMATFVSHDPHVRTLFRQGAEAVEAEGGGAGGPRAQHYRRALYDQVYRSWSELTDLFGFRQLHFHLPPGSTSFLRVHRPDKFGDSMHDLRHTVVTVNAEQEPVTGFETGRVYSGLRGVTPVYAPIDDGDQTFVGALEAGISFQRLLDRLQPRISGEAAVLLGEGHVRSSMWPEAIRRHFGADQPQHGYYLEAATRDGFLELTGRLQPELAAAGKRTRLLRNTAQGAVAVTHAPLYDFLGQQGGELPPVGRLVIAQDASEAVTEFNLTQRRNIAFAIATFILFEILLYIGIRRLSRRLEDEVDERTREVHDLNQRLRDQATRDTLTGLANRRHFMERLAEEIARARRAGHALSLAIADVDHFKQINDEYGHVAGDAALRTLAAVLERHQRVSDLPARYGGEEFTILMPETDLTGAETAMEDLRQRVEGTAVDRPEEGPIHQTISVGVAALQSGDTADTLIQRADAALYRAKRTGRNRVISEG from the coding sequence ATGCTGCGTCGGCGGACTCGGGTCTTCCTCGGCGTCTCGGCCTTCCTGGCCGTGGTGGACATCAGCTTCGTGGCCCTCAACCAGCAGGCGAGCCTGCGCGCCCTGGAGGATGCCCTGGAGCGGCGCGGTCAGGCCGCCATGCGTACATTCCGGGTGGGAATGGCGCTCTCCGAGGACAACATGCTCCAGATGGCCACGTTCGTGAGCCATGACCCCCACGTCCGGACCCTGTTCCGCCAGGGTGCCGAGGCCGTTGAGGCGGAAGGGGGTGGCGCCGGTGGCCCGCGCGCGCAGCACTACCGCCGTGCCCTCTACGACCAGGTCTACCGGAGCTGGTCGGAACTCACCGATCTCTTCGGTTTCCGCCAGCTCCACTTCCACCTGCCCCCCGGCTCCACCAGCTTCCTGCGGGTCCATCGCCCGGACAAGTTCGGTGATTCCATGCACGACCTCCGCCATACAGTAGTGACCGTGAATGCGGAGCAGGAGCCGGTTACCGGCTTCGAGACCGGTCGTGTCTACTCCGGACTGCGCGGCGTCACGCCGGTCTACGCCCCCATCGACGACGGCGACCAGACCTTCGTCGGCGCCCTGGAGGCGGGGATCTCCTTCCAGCGACTCCTGGATCGGCTACAGCCCCGGATCAGTGGAGAGGCAGCCGTCCTCCTGGGAGAAGGACATGTCCGGTCGAGCATGTGGCCGGAGGCCATCCGGCGCCATTTCGGTGCCGACCAGCCGCAGCACGGCTACTACCTGGAGGCCGCCACGCGTGACGGATTCCTGGAACTCACGGGTCGACTGCAGCCGGAGCTGGCTGCCGCGGGGAAACGGACCCGCCTCCTCCGAAATACTGCCCAGGGAGCGGTCGCCGTCACCCACGCCCCGTTGTACGACTTCCTGGGCCAACAGGGCGGGGAGCTACCGCCGGTGGGACGCCTGGTCATCGCCCAGGACGCCAGCGAGGCCGTAACCGAATTCAACCTGACCCAGCGGCGCAATATCGCCTTTGCCATCGCCACCTTCATCCTCTTCGAGATCCTGCTCTACATCGGGATCCGACGGCTCTCGAGGCGTCTGGAGGACGAGGTCGATGAACGCACGCGGGAGGTCCACGACCTCAATCAGCGCCTGCGCGACCAGGCCACCCGCGATACCCTCACGGGCCTGGCCAATCGCCGGCACTTCATGGAACGGCTGGCCGAGGAGATTGCCCGGGCCCGCCGGGCCGGCCATGCCCTGTCGCTGGCCATCGCCGACGTCGACCACTTCAAGCAGATCAACGACGAATACGGACATGTCGCGGGTGATGCCGCCCTGCGGACCCTGGCGGCGGTCTTGGAGCGGCATCAACGGGTAAGCGACCTCCCCGCCCGCTACGGCGGCGAGGAATTCACCATCCTCATGCCGGAGACCGACCTCACAGGAGCGGAAACGGCCATGGAGGACCTCCGCCAGCGGGTGGAAGGGACCGCCGTGGACCGGCCGGAGGAGGGCCCGATCCACCAGACCATCAGCGTCGGGGTTGCCGCCCTGCAATCGGGGGATACGGCCGACACCCTGATCCAGCGCGCCGACGCGGCCCTCTACCGGGCCAAGAGAACCGGTCGCAACCGGGTCATCAGCGAGGGCTAG
- a CDS encoding DksA/TraR family C4-type zinc finger protein, whose amino-acid sequence MAGGWAKEGAVQQQIDDTVEDAVAQARSRLPAGGEGAEHCEECGAPIPEARRQAIPGVRLCVACQEAHDADGQASAPFNRRASKDSQLR is encoded by the coding sequence ATGGCCGGTGGCTGGGCAAAAGAGGGCGCGGTGCAGCAGCAGATCGACGACACGGTGGAGGATGCCGTGGCCCAGGCGCGCAGCCGCCTCCCGGCGGGGGGCGAGGGTGCCGAGCACTGCGAGGAGTGCGGTGCCCCCATCCCCGAGGCGCGCCGCCAGGCCATCCCCGGCGTGCGTCTCTGTGTCGCCTGCCAGGAAGCCCACGACGCCGATGGGCAGGCCAGCGCCCCCTTCAACCGCCGCGCCAGCAAGGACAGCCAGCTGCGCTGA
- a CDS encoding SulP family inorganic anion transporter produces the protein MKQSLQAAWERQRGIWFFNVRGDLIAGAVVALALIPEAIAFSIIAGVDPSVGLYASFTMAVVIAIAGGRPGMISAATGAMALLVVDLVGDHGLQYLLAATLLTGVIQILFAWAKLARYMMFIPRTVMVGFVNSLAILIFLSQVPYLTDGNTTMWALVAVGLVLLYTLPHIPGYPRLLPAPLVIIVALTAVVWWQGLETLQVGDMGEMPSGLPVFLFPEIPWNLETLQIIFPYSLALAVVGLLESLLTASIVDDLTDTPSGKNTEAQGQGIANIVTGFFGGMASCAMIGQSVINIQSGGLGRLSTLAAGLFLLFFILVLGDLVAIIPMAALVAVMIMVSVATFDWSSLKTLHRLPRTDATVLVVTVATVVYTHDLSMGVIAGVILSAVFFARKMARAIEVGSELDAAERTRTYTVRGQLFFVAVDKFIDQFDYREPIHNVVLDLRHVALWDSSAVDAIDKVVGKFRRRGMEVEVLRPEGSSGELHDRLALHDKDVELGGGH, from the coding sequence GTGAAGCAGTCTCTGCAGGCCGCCTGGGAGCGCCAGCGCGGCATATGGTTCTTCAATGTCCGCGGCGACCTCATCGCCGGCGCCGTGGTCGCCCTGGCCCTCATCCCCGAGGCCATCGCCTTCTCCATCATCGCCGGGGTGGACCCCAGCGTGGGGCTCTACGCCTCCTTCACCATGGCGGTGGTCATCGCCATCGCCGGCGGCCGTCCCGGGATGATCTCGGCCGCCACCGGCGCCATGGCGCTGCTGGTGGTGGACCTGGTGGGCGACCACGGCCTCCAGTATCTGCTGGCGGCGACGCTGCTCACCGGGGTCATCCAGATCCTCTTCGCCTGGGCCAAGCTGGCGCGGTACATGATGTTCATCCCGCGCACGGTGATGGTGGGCTTCGTCAACTCCCTGGCCATCCTCATCTTCCTCTCCCAGGTCCCCTATCTCACCGACGGGAATACCACCATGTGGGCCCTGGTGGCGGTGGGGCTGGTGCTGCTCTATACCCTGCCGCACATCCCGGGCTACCCGCGGTTGCTGCCGGCGCCGCTGGTCATCATCGTGGCCCTGACCGCGGTGGTCTGGTGGCAGGGGCTGGAGACCCTGCAGGTGGGGGACATGGGGGAGATGCCGTCGGGCCTGCCGGTCTTCCTCTTCCCGGAGATCCCGTGGAACCTGGAGACGCTGCAGATCATCTTCCCCTACTCCCTGGCCCTGGCCGTGGTGGGGCTGCTGGAGTCGCTGCTGACTGCCTCCATCGTCGATGACCTCACCGACACCCCCAGCGGCAAGAACACCGAGGCCCAGGGGCAGGGTATCGCCAACATCGTCACGGGCTTCTTCGGCGGTATGGCCAGCTGCGCCATGATCGGGCAGTCGGTGATCAACATCCAGTCCGGCGGCCTGGGGCGCCTCTCCACCCTGGCGGCGGGGCTCTTCCTGCTCTTCTTCATCCTGGTCCTGGGGGACCTGGTGGCCATCATCCCCATGGCGGCGCTGGTAGCGGTGATGATCATGGTCTCCGTGGCCACCTTCGACTGGTCCTCCCTCAAGACCCTCCACCGGCTCCCGCGCACCGACGCCACCGTGCTGGTGGTTACCGTCGCCACCGTGGTCTACACCCACGACCTCTCCATGGGGGTCATCGCCGGGGTGATCCTGAGCGCGGTCTTCTTCGCCCGGAAGATGGCCCGGGCCATCGAGGTGGGCAGCGAACTGGACGCGGCGGAGCGGACCCGGACCTACACCGTCCGGGGCCAGCTCTTCTTCGTCGCCGTGGACAAGTTCATCGACCAGTTCGACTATCGCGAGCCCATCCACAACGTGGTGCTGGACCTGCGCCACGTCGCGCTCTGGGACAGCTCCGCCGTGGACGCCATCGACAAGGTGGTGGGCAAGTTCCGTCGCCGCGGCATGGAGGTGGAGGTGCTCCGGCCGGAGGGCTCCAGCGGCGAGCTCCACGATCGGCTGGCGCTCCACGACAAGGACGTGGAGCTGGGCGGGGGCCACTAG
- a CDS encoding dienelactone hydrolase family protein: protein MNRILTATLVLLLTACGGGSGIQEQEVTYRDNGTELNGFLAYDAGAEGPRPGVLVVHEWWGHNEHARNQARKLAELGYTALALDMYGGGRVAEHPDKAAEFAGMVRKNRDLMLRRFRAAEAFLRDHPRTDGTRMAAIGYCFGGSVVLEMARAGADLEAVASFHGPLATDHPAEEGAVEARILVLHGNEDPMVPPEQVEAFREEMEAAGVDYRFVGYDGATHSFTNPAADQAAERFDMPVGYNAEAAEAAWEELERFLAETFNG from the coding sequence ATGAACCGGATCCTCACCGCCACGCTCGTCCTGCTGCTCACCGCCTGTGGTGGGGGCAGCGGGATCCAGGAGCAGGAGGTCACCTACCGCGACAACGGCACCGAGCTCAACGGCTTCCTCGCCTACGATGCCGGCGCCGAAGGCCCCCGGCCCGGCGTGCTGGTCGTCCACGAGTGGTGGGGCCACAATGAGCACGCCCGCAACCAGGCCCGCAAGCTCGCCGAGCTGGGCTACACCGCCCTGGCGCTGGATATGTACGGCGGTGGCCGGGTAGCCGAGCACCCCGACAAGGCCGCTGAGTTCGCCGGGATGGTCCGGAAGAACCGGGATCTCATGCTCCGCCGCTTCCGCGCCGCGGAGGCCTTCCTCCGCGACCATCCACGAACGGACGGCACGCGCATGGCTGCCATCGGCTACTGTTTCGGTGGCTCCGTGGTCCTGGAGATGGCCCGGGCCGGCGCCGATCTGGAGGCGGTTGCGAGCTTCCACGGGCCCCTGGCCACCGACCACCCCGCCGAGGAGGGCGCAGTCGAGGCCCGGATCCTGGTCCTGCACGGCAACGAGGACCCCATGGTCCCGCCGGAACAGGTCGAGGCCTTCCGCGAGGAGATGGAGGCGGCCGGGGTGGACTACCGCTTCGTCGGCTACGACGGCGCCACCCACAGCTTTACCAATCCAGCCGCCGACCAGGCCGCCGAGCGCTTCGACATGCCGGTGGGCTACAACGCCGAGGCAGCGGAAGCGGCCTGGGAAGAGCTGGAGCGGTTCCTCGCGGAGACCTTCAACGGTTGA
- a CDS encoding universal stress protein: MLQRVIIAIDFSTASAQALAVARQHCTGATIRLLHVMRPADVAASSAAGAAHTGSSPLSSRDMRDSAEQKAMERLESWAQEGEECGLGVGNAAEEIMRQAEEFEADMIVMGTRGRSQLSNMLHGSATEWLIRHAHQPVLVVHEVPMNDSTRAHLPPTEIND, encoded by the coding sequence ATGCTCCAGCGCGTCATCATCGCCATCGACTTCTCCACCGCCTCGGCCCAGGCCCTGGCGGTGGCCCGGCAGCACTGCACCGGCGCCACCATCCGCCTGCTCCACGTCATGCGCCCCGCCGATGTGGCGGCCAGCAGCGCCGCCGGCGCTGCCCACACCGGCTCCTCGCCGCTCTCCTCCAGGGACATGCGCGACAGCGCCGAGCAGAAGGCGATGGAGCGGCTGGAGTCCTGGGCCCAGGAGGGCGAGGAGTGCGGCCTGGGCGTGGGCAACGCCGCCGAGGAGATCATGCGCCAGGCCGAGGAGTTCGAGGCCGACATGATCGTCATGGGCACCCGCGGCCGGAGTCAGCTCTCCAACATGCTCCACGGCTCGGCTACCGAGTGGCTCATCCGCCACGCCCACCAGCCGGTGCTGGTGGTCCACGAGGTGCCCATGAACGACTCCACCCGGGCCCACCTGCCCCCCACCGAGATCAACGACTAG